In Aureibacillus halotolerans, the genomic window AACGGTGTGCTTCGACCAGGTATAGTTCACCGTCTTGATAAAGACACATCTGGCCTTTTAATGGTCGCAAAAAATGACAAGGCACATGAGTTGCTCGTCCGACAGCTCCAAGACCGGAGTGTACAAAGACAATACCAAGCGATTGTACACGGCACTTTTTCTCATGATACAGGCACGATTAATGCGTCGATTGGCCGTGATGAAAAGGATCGACAAAAAATGGCTATCGTTAGTTCTGGAGGAAAGCAAGCAATCACTCATTTTGAAGTGATTGAAGCCCTTGGAGAGTATAGCCTTGTGACGTGTAAGCTTGAAACAGGTCGAACGCATCAAATCCGTGTACACATGAACTACATCGGCCACCCGGTCGCTGGAGATCCAAAGTATGGGAAGAAAAACACAATGGACTGTGATGGACAGGCGCTCCATGCAGGTGTGCTAGGGTTTACCCATCCAACAAGCAAAGAGTTTATTTCGTTCTCTGCTCCGCCACCCGCAGTGTTTGTACAGCTTGTCGAAAAGTTGCGAAGCATGTCTTGACGAGTCGTGGTGTGTCTACTATACTTAAGACATATACGAATAGGCCTTTAAACTCGTCCCGTGAGACGTAGAAAGGATCGGTTGTCAGAACAGCTTTTATTGTTCTGATCATTTGCAGCATGCAAAAACCCTTTTGATCTCACGCGGGATTAAAAGGGTTTTTTGTTTTGCATGACTGATCTATGCAATGACAATGAGGCGATGGCCCACAGTAGAAACGTATGATGTCGTGTGGAAATGGAGGGATGACATTGAAAAAAGCGATCGTATTGGATACACAAGCCATACAACGAGCGTTAACCCGAATCGCGCATGAAATCATTGAACGAAACAAGGGCATTGACTCTCTCGTACTCGTCGGTATAAAAACGCGAGGCATCTATTTAGCGAATCGGTTGGCAGCTCGAATTGAACAGATTGAAGGTTCCGCACCTCCAGTAGGTGAAGTGGATATCACGTTGTATCGAGATGATCTGACGATAAAAACCTCTGACCATGAGCCGCTGATTAAAGGCACTCGCATTGAGGCAGGCATTGAAGGCAAAAAGGTCGTCCTTATTGACGATGTGCTCTTCACAGGCAGAACAGTAAGAGCGGCGATGGACGCGCTTGTAGATGAAGGGCGCCCTCAGCAAATTCAATTGGCTGTATTAGTGGACCGCGGTCACCGTGAACTGCCAATTCGTCCAGATTACATTGGAAAAAATATCCCTACTTCTTCTTCAGAACAAATTGTTGTTGAGCTGAGCGAAGTTGACAATGAAGATCAAGTGAGTATTCATGAAAAAACATAAACGACCCTTTTAAGCGATGTCCCGTGAGGCGTCTAAGGGGTGAACTGCACAACTGTGAGTTGTGTAGTCCCCTCCTGCGCTCATTAAAATGCCAGGAGGTTTTTGTTTGTAAGAAGAGATATAAAAGGAGACCTGTTCACATGAAAGAACCAACATACGACATTCACGAACGCCCACCCCTTCACCGGTGGCTCATCTTTTCCTTTCAACATCTATTTGCAATGGTTGGGGCGACGGTTCTCGTTCCCTACTTAACAGGTCTTGATCCGGCGGTGGCTCTTGTTACAAGCGGTATTGGTACGCTGACATATATCCTGATTACTAAAGGTCAAATTCCAGCTTATCTTGGGTCATCCTTCGCATTTATACAACCAATTTCGGCGGCGATTGCCAATGTAGGCATTGATGCCGCAATGTTAGGCGCATTTTTGGCTGGTCTAGTGTACGGGATCGTATCGCTTTTTATTCTTTCGTTTGGTACAGAGTGGCTTCTTAAACTATTGCCACCCATTGTGGTCGGTCCGGTCATTATGGTCATTGGCCTCGGACTAGCCCCTACTGCCGTGAGTAATGCCATGAATGTAAACGGCGAATACAGTTTGCTCCATTTTTCAGTCGCTGCGGTGACGCTGCTTATTTGTATCATTGCTGCGATGTATTTTAAAGGCATTTTTGGACTTGTCCCCGTCCTTTTCGGAATGGTCGGTGGCTATCTTTATGCCGTAGCGATGGGCATCGTTGATTTTTCACCTGTCGCAGAGGCCGCATGGTTCTCTGTGCCGCAGTTTTCAATTCCGTTTGTAACTTATACGCCGACCTGGCAATGGGGTATCGCGATTGCTATGGTGCCGGTTGCTGTCGTCACCTTTGCTGAACACACAGGTCATCAGCTCGTTTTAAGCAAAGTCACCGGACGTAACACATTAAAGAAACCTGGCCTTCATCGTTCTATTGCCGGCGATGGCATTGCTGTCATGATCTCCTCCCTTTTAGGTGGACCGCCAAACACAACCTACGGTGAAAACATTGGTGTGTTGGCGATCACAAGGGTATTCAGCGTGTATGTGATTGGAGGAGCCGCTGTTATCGCCATTTTGTTTGGTTTTTCAGCGAAAGTATCCGCTTTAATCTCGTCGATTCCACCAGCAGTGATGGGCGGGGCATCCATTCTTTTATTTGGAATCATTGCCTCCTCAGGCTTGCGCATGCTGATAGACAATCGAATTGACTTCAATGAAAATCGAAACCTCGTCATTTCTTCTGTCATCCTCGTCATTGGAGTTGGCGGTGCTATGATTCGAATTGAAGGGTTCGAGCTTTCCGGAATGGCACTCGCAACGATTACTGGAATCGTGCTGAACCTTGTTTTGCCAGGGAGAGTCAGTGCGGGCTCAATGGCGCTCAATCAGCAACAAAGTGATGACGATTCTGCTGCATAAGTGATTTAGACGATAGTCGTAGGATAGGGAGGTTGTATGAATGAAGCATATGCTCACGTTGCAACATGTAAGGAATGAGGAACTTTGGGAGCTCATCTTACGTGCCGATGAATTTGCGAAAAACAAGCATCCATTACAAACACCACAGCACTTTGTGGCCAATCTCTTTTTTGAAGCGAGTACACGAACAAAATGTAGCTTTGAAGTCGCTGAGCGAAAGCTAGGGCTATCGATTATCCCTTTTGAAGCCTCGACCAGTTCTGTGGAAAAGGGGGAGTCACTGTATGATACAGTTAAAACCCTAGAAGCCATTGGCGTTGACCTTGTTGTGATTCGCCATCCTCGGGAGCAGTTTTATGCGCCGCTGATGGAACAAACCTCTTGTGCCCTCGTCAACGCTGGCGATGGCTGTGGAGACCATCCGACACAATCGCTGCTTGATCTATTGACTATCTATCAGGAGTTTGGTGGGTTTAAAGACCTCAACATTGTCATCGCTGGCGATATACGACATAGCCGCGTGGCACGATCGAATGTCCAAATGCTGCACCGCTTAGGGGCTAAGGTCATGCTTAGCGGGCCAGAACGATGGCGTGATACGATGTTAGAACAGTCCGCGCCTTATCGATCTTTTTCTCAGGCAGTCAGGGAAGCCGATGTTGTGATGATGCTCCGTGTACAAAAGGAACGTCATGACAATCAACTGCTTGAAACGAACTACTTAGAACAGCACGGGTTGTCAGAAGAGCGCGCTGCAACAATGAAGCCTACTGCCATTGTGATGCATCCAGCCCCAGTAAATCGTGGAATTGAGCTCGCTGATGCACTTGTCGAAGCGCCAAACTCACGCATTTTTAAACAAATGGAAAATGGTGTTTACGCGCGCATGGCTGTTATACGTTCAATACTTGAAACCAAAAGGAGAGAATTAACGCATGGGTATCGTATTCAAGCGAGTCAAACTGTATCAAGCATCTGAGCATTTGGTGGACGTGTTTATTTCCGAGGGACGAATTGAAAAGATTGCTGCGACTACACTATCGAGTAACGATGGTTATGAGATTATTGAAGGCAATGAACGTACACTCCTCCCAGGTCTAGTTGACGTCCATGTACATTTGCGCGAGCCCGGTGGCGAGAAAAAGGAAACGATTGAAACCGGCTCAAATGCGGCAGCCCGTGGCGGATTTACAACCATTTGTGCGATGCCTAATACGCGCCCTGTGCCAGATTCGTTAGACGCACTTGAGGGCATCCTAGGACGTATGCAGGAGAAAGGCGTTGTTCGGGTTCTACCTTATGCTGCGATCACAAGAAACCAAGCCGGAAAAGAGTTAGTAGATGTTGAAGGTCTAGCGAAGATGGGTGCCTTTGCTTTCACAGATGATGGCGTCGGGGTACAAAGTGCGGGTCAAATGCTAAAAGCAATGAAGGCAGCGTCTGCGGCAGGTAAGGCGATCGTTGCTCATTGTGAAGACAACACATTATTGAATGGCGGTTCCTTCCATGATGGAAAAAAAGCAGCCGAGCTAGGGTTGTCCGGAATTTCTTCCATTTCGGAGGCTGTGCATATTGCGCGCGACGTGCTGCTTGCTGAAGCAGCCAATTGTCATTATCATGTGTGCCATATTTCAACGAAGGAATCTGTCCGCGTCGTTCGTGATGCTAAAAAAGCGGGTATTCGTGTAACAGCTGAGGTCACGCCACACCATTTGCTGCTCTGTGAGGACGACATCCCTGGCGTGGATCCACAGTACAAAATGAATCCACCGTTACGTGCTAAGGCAGACCAAGACGCACTATGGGAAGGGCTACTGGATGGCACGATCGACATCATTGCTACAGATCACGCACCTCATACAGAGGAAGAAAAGGCGAATGATCTTCATCACGCACCGTTTGGCATCGTTGGTCTGGAGACAGCGTTCCCGCTGCTCTACACGCACCTTGTGAAAACAGGGAAGGCATCGCTCGCTCAACTCGTTCACTGGCTGTCTACGAAGCCAGCAGAGCTGTTCCAATTAGATGCTGGAACGATCAATGTTGGTGCTGTAGCTGATCTGACGCTCGTTGATGTCGAAAAGGTGACCGACATTGATACAACTGCTTTTGCTTCAAAAGGGAAAAACACACCATTTCAAGACTGGACATGTCAAGGCTGGCCAGTTGCCACGATGGTCAACGGACAAATCGTGTGGAGAGAGGACGATCAAAGATGAAGAAACAATTGTTGCTAGAAGATGGATCAGTGTTTATCGGTGAAGCGTTTGGCGATCAAAGGGATATTGTCGGCGAAGTCGTATTTAATACAGGAATGACAGGCTATCAGGAAATTCTGTCGGACCCATCCTATTGTGCACAGCTTGTAACACTCACCTACCCATTAATCGGAAATTACGGCATAAATCGTGATGATTTTGAATCCATTTCTCCGTCGGTCGGAGCGTTGATCGTAAAAGAGGCTGCGCTTCATCCGTCGAATTGGCGTAATGAGGAAACGTTAGATTCCTTTTTAAAAGCCAAAAGCATCCCGGGGTTAAGTGGTATTGATACCCGACGTCTTACACGTTTAATTCGCCAACATGGAACATTAAAAGGCATGATTTGTCCATTGGAGACATCCGTAGAGGATGGTATGGCTTTGCTTAAAGAGACGCCTCTACCGACAAAGCAAGTACGCGAAGTGTCAACACGTTCTTCCTATAGTGCACCAGGTCGTGGCGATCGGGTCGTTCTAATTGATTATGGAATGAAGCACGGCATTTTACGAGAACTTACTGCACGGGGCTGTGACGTTGTCGTCGTTCCTTTTAACGCGACGGTTGAGGAAGTGCTACGATTGCATCCTGATGGGGTGATGCTCTCCAACGGTCCAGGCAACCCGGAGGATGTGCCCGAAGCTGTTGAAACGGTTAAAGCTTTGATTGGCAAAGTCCCTCTCTTTGGAATTTGTTTAGGCCATCAATTGTTCGCTCTTGCCGCAGGTGCACGGACGACAAAAATGAAATTTGGTCATCGTGGATCAAATCATCCAGTCCAAGACTTAAAAACGGGCAAAGTTGACATTACATCGCAAAACCATGGCTATACCGTTGAAGAATCTTCACTCGATGGTCTAAATATTGAGGTTACCCATCGTGCTCTAAATGATGGAACGATTGAAGGGCTTCGTCACAAACACGAACGTGCCTTCTCTGTGCAGTACCATCCAGAAGCCTCACCTGGCCCAGAGGACGCCAACCATCTGTTTGAAACGTTTATGGAAATGATACAGACTCATAAGGAGGAGACATCTCATGTCAAAGCGTACTGACATTAAAAAAATTCTCGTTATCGGGTCAGGTCCAATCATTATTGGACAAGCGGCTGAATTTGATTATGCAGGCACACAGGCTTGCCAAGCACTAAAAGAGGAAGGCTATGAAGTCGTCCTAGTGAACTCAAATCCAGCAACAATTATGACAGATACAACAACGGCAGATGCGGTTTATATCGAACCATTAACGCTAGAGTTTGTTGCGAAGATTATTCGTAAGGAACGCCCTGATGCATTGCTTCCAACTTTAGGTGGACAGACTGGCTTGAATTTAGCGGTTGAGCTTTACAATGATGGGGTGCTTGAGGAGTGCGGTGTTGAAATCCTTGGAACAAAGCTATCAGCCATTCAAAAAGCTGAAGACCGGGACTTATTCCGTCAGCTCATGAATGAGTTGAACGAGCCTGTTCCTGAAAGTGACATCATTCATACACTCGAGGAAGCTCGTTCATTTGCCGCTAAAATTGGTTTTCCTGTCATCGTTCGTCCTGCCTACACACTTGGCGGAACAGGAGGAGGCATTTGTAAGGATGCAGAAGAGTTGGACGAAATCGTACAAAGCGGTTTAAAGTACAGCCCTGTCACACAATGTCTCATTGAAAAAAGCATTGCCGGATTAAAAGAAGTTGAATATGAAGTGATGAGAGATAGCGAAGGTCAGGCGATCGTCGTTTGTAACATGGAAAACTTTGATCCTGTGGGCGTGCACACAGGCGATTCAATCGTTGTTGCACCTAGCCAAACGCTAAGTGATAGAGAATACCAGTTGCTTCGAAATGTATCTTTGAACATTATTCGTGCCCTTGAAATTGAGGGAGGTTGTAACGTACAGCTTGCCCTTGATCCAGACAGCTTTCAATATTATGTCATTGAAGTAAATCCACGCGTCAGTCGTTCGTCTGCCTTAGCATCAAAAGCAACAGGCTATCCGATTGCGAAGCTTGCGGCGAAAATCGCTGTTGGGTTAAGCCTAGCAGAGATGAAAAATCCGGTAACGGGGAAGACGTTTGCTTGCTTTGAGCCTGCGCTTGATTATATCGTCACAAAAATTCCTCGCTGGCCATTTGATAAATTTGAATCGGCGAACCGCAAGCTTGGTACACAAATGAAAGCGACAGGGGAAGTTATGGCAATTGGCCGTAGCTTTGAGGAATCGTTGCAGAAGGCGATTCGCAGCCTTGAAACCGATGTCGACGAGCTTCTACACGATTCGTTCCGTGAGGTGGAGGATTCGGAAATTCGCAGGCGTATCGTTGAGGCAGACGATGAGCGTTTGTTCCTCTTTGCCGAGGCATTGCGACGCGATTGGTCGATCAATGACCTTCATCGGTTAACAAAGGTGGATTTTTTCTTCCTTCACAAGCTCGCTGGTTTGGTGTCGTTTGAAAAAGCCTTGTCAGGCGCTGTGAATGACATTGAAATGCTCCAATTGGCTAAAGAAAAAGGCTTCTCAGATAAAACCATTGCTCGTGCATGGAACATGTCAGAGGCGGAAGTCAATGACCTTCGTCAAGCGAACATCATCAAGCCAGTTTACAAAATGGTCGACACCTGTGCGGCAGAATTTGAATCAACAACACCATATTATTATGGGACATATGAGGAAGAAAACGAGTCCATTGTCACAGAGCGACCATCCATTATGGTGTTAGGCTCAGGACCGATTCGAATTGGTCAAGGAATTGAGTTTGACTACGCTACGGTTCACTGTGTCACGGCGATCAAGGAAGCCGGCTATGAATCCATTATTGTCAACAACAATCCTGAGACAGTGTCCACCGATTTCAGCATCTCGGACAAACTTTATTTTGAACCGTTGACCGTTGAAGATGTGATGCACATTGTCGATCTTGAAAAGCCACAAGGGGTCATCGTCCAGTTTGGTGGACAAACCGCCATTAATCTTGCTGAAGGTTTAGCCGAGCGAGGCGTAACGATTTTAGGAACGTCGTTGGATAATATGGACCGTGCGGAGGACAGAGATCGTTTCGAACAGGCGATGAAAGAACTACAGATTGCCCAGCCTGATGGAACAACGGTCACGTCTGTCGATGAAGCCATTGAAGCAGCTTCGGGCATCGGTTATCCTGTGCTCCTTCGTCCTTCCTATGTGCTTGGTGGACGTGCAATGGAGATTATCTACGAAGAATCTGAGTTGCTGCGCTATATGAAAAACGCTGTGCGTGTTAGCCGTGACCACCCTGTATTGATTGACCGCTATCTAACAGGGAAAGAAATCGAAGTGGATGCCATTTGTGACGGTGAAAATGTCGTCATTCCAGGTATTTTAGAACATATCGAGCGAGCGGGTGTCCACAGTGGGGATTCCATCGCGGTGTATCCACCTCAAAGCCTAAATGAAGTAGCCTTGAAAGAAATTGAGACGCAGACGATTGCCCTTGCAAAAGGCTTAGGGATCATTGGATTGTTAAACATTCAGTTTGTCATCCATAAGGATAAGGTGTTTGTGCTTGAGGTCAATCCGAGGTCTAGCCGCACGGTGCCGTTTTTGAGTAAGATTACAGGCGTGCCAATGGCCAATATAGCCACAAAGGTCATCCTTGGCCAAAAGCTGGCACAATGGGGCTACCAAACAGGGATTCAACCATTGGCGGAGGGGGTTTATGTGAAAGTTCCAGTATTCTCTTTCGCAAAACTTCGCCGGGTCGATATTACGTTAGGTCCAGAAATGAAATCAACAGGAGAAGTCATGGGGCATGATCAAACGCTTGAGAAAGCTCTTTACAAGGGCTTGATCGCTTCAGGCATGAATGTTCCAGCCTATGGAACGATCTTGTTTACGATTGCCGACAAGGACAAAGAAGAAGCTGTGCCGATCGTTCGACGCTTTCAACAAATTGGCTTCAATGTTCTTGCGACAGAAGGCACAGCCGGAGAGTTAAAAGAGCAGGGCATTCATGTTGGTGTGGTAGAAAAAATCGGCGGGAGCGGTGAAACACTAATTGATGTCATTCGCAGTGGCAAAACGCACTTTGTTGTTAATACGTTGACAAAAGGCAAGCAACCCGCGCGTGATGGTTTCAGAATTCGTCGTGAGGCAGTCGAAAACGGTGTCGCCTGTTTGACATCACTCGATACAACAACAGCCATTTTACGTGTCTTGGAATCGATGAGCTTCCAAGCGCAACCAATGCCATCGTTTGCTCAGCTGAAGGAGGCCAACCTTCTATGAGCATCCAAAAGCAGCTGCTTACCCTCGTTCAGCAAAATGAGATAGCTGCCAATGTGTATGAGGCCGTGCTTGAAGGTGAGCTTGTTTCGCAAATGACATCGCCAGGTCAATTTATTCATGTAAAGGTTCAGGAGGGCTCAGTGCCGCTCCTGCGCCGTCCTATCTCGCTCTGTGATGTTGACTTAGCATCACAGCGGCTAACGATTATTTATCGCGCACAAGGAGCGGGAACGAAGGCTCTTGCTGCCCTTCAGCCGGGGGCAAAGGTTGATGTACTAGGTCCGTTAGGGCAAGGGTTTGATCCAGAAATGAAGTCGAACGCATCCGCGCTTTTAATTGGCGGAGGCGTTGGCGTTCCACCAATGTATTATTTGTCCAAAGAGCTTACGAAACGTGGCGTTAAAGTGTCCCATATTCTCGGGTTTGACAGCGCTCGGTCGGTGTTTTACGAGGAGGCGTTTGCGACGCTTGGTCCGACAACGGTGACAACGGTGGACGGGTCCCGTGGGCAAAAAGGCTTTGTCACAGACGCGTTGAGTCATTATGGGAAGCCTGATCGTGTGTATGCCTGCGGACCTTTGCCGATGCTAAGAGCGTTGGAGGTGGCATGCCAAGACGACGAACTCTACGTGTCTTTAGAAGAACGAATGGGTTGTGGTGTCGGCGCATGTCTCGCCTGCGTATGCCGCACGAATGAGAGCGACACGGCGTATAAAAAAATCTGCACAGACGGCCCAGTTTTTCGTGCAGGAGAGGTGGTGCTTTAATGGATATTTCCGTAAGCCTGCCTGGGCTTGAACTGAAAAATCCGATCATGCCAGCATCTGGCTGCTTTGGGTTTGGGAAGGAATATTCTCGTTTCTATTCTTTGTCAGAGCTAGGTGCAATCATGATCAAGGCGACGACACCAGAGGCTAGATTTGGAAATGAAACACCCCGTGTTGCAGAAACGGCATCCGGCATGCTCAATGCGATCGGCCTGCAAAACCCAGGTTTAGACAAGGTGTTTAATGAAGAATTGCCATGGCTTTCACAATACGACGTTCCAATCATTGCCAATATTGCAGGGAAAACCGAAGAGGATTATGTAGAGGTTGCCAAAAAACTGTCAACGTCTCCTCATGTGGATGCCCTCGAGCTAAACATCTCCTGTCCAAATGTGAAAGAAGGGGGCATTGCGTTTGGTACGGTGCCAGAGCTTGCAGCATCGTTGACTTCTGCCGTCGTCAAAGCGTCAAACGTTCCTGTCTATGTAAAGCTCTCGCCAAACACCGCTGACGTCGTCGCCGTTGCCAAGGCCGTCGAAAACGCAGGGGCCGCAGGACTGACGTTAATCAATACACTCTTAGGCATGCGCCTTGATGAAAAAAGTGGTCGACCTGTACTTGCAAACCATACAGGAGGTTTATCCGGCCCGGCGATTAAGCCAGTTGCTCTCCGCATGGTGTATGAAGTGTCTCAGGCCGTGTCTATTCCGGTAATTGGCATGGGCGGTATCGAGACGGTACAGGATGTGATTGATTTTATTTCCGCAGGTGCCAGCGCAGTGGCGATAGGAACAGCGAATTTTGTGAACCCTTTCGTTTGCCCAGAGTTGATTGCAGCCCTCCCAGAAGCATTGACACAAGTTGGGGCTGAGCGTATTGAAGACATTCAAGGAAGGAGCTGGAAAAGCCTTGCTGAAGCCCGTCATCATCGCACTTGATTTCCCTGATAAAAAAGAAGTTCGCCAATTTTTACACCCTTTCGGTGATCAGCCGGTATGGCTTAAGGTTGGCATGGAATTGTTTTATAAAGAGGGGCCAGAGCTCGTTCGTGAGTTAAAGGCGGCAGGCCATTCGATCTTTTTGGATTTAAAGCTCCATGACATTCCAACAACCGTTCAGAGAGCGATGCGTCAAATTAGCGGACTTGACGTTGATCTTGTAACCATTCATACAGCTGGTGGAACAGAAATGATGAAGGCCGCCGTTGCTGGACTTGAGGAAGGGGCCAGCGGCGTTCGCCCACGTTGTGTTGGCGTGACAGTACTCACGAGTACAAATGAGCATATGCTGCAAACGCAGCTTGGCTGGCAAGGAACAGTAAAGGAAGCCGTTCATCACTTTGCTAAGTCCGCAAACGAAAGTGGACTTGATGGTATTGTGTGCTCGGCACATGAGGCAGCCGATATTCGCCAAACCTTTGGTCCTGATTTTTGGTCGGTTACTCCTGGCATTCGACTTGCCGGTGATGCGGCTAATGATCAAAAACGCGTGATGACACCAGCCGAAGCTAGAGAGGCAGGCAGCACGGCGATTGTGGTCGGTCGAAGCATTACCAAAAAGGCGCAGCCGTACGACGTTTATCAATCGATTGTAAGAGAATGGGAGAGTGCCTGACGATGACGTATGAAAAAGACGTAGCGAACGCATTACTCGATATCGGCGCCGTTGCGATCCAGCCGAAAGCCCCGTTTACGTGGTCATCAGGCTTGAAGTCGCCGATTTATTGTGACAACCGTTTGCTGATTAGTTACCCGACGATCCGTCGTTCGATTGCAAGTAAGCTAAAAGCGTCCATTGTCGAAGCTTTTGGCGACGTCGATGTCGTTGCAGGAACCGCAACAGCCGGGATTCCGCATGCCGCTTGGGTGAGTGAGCTGCTCGACTGCCCAATGGTGTATGTCCGTGGCAAAGCAAAAGCACACGGCACAGGTTCGCTTATTGAAGGCGTGATTCAAAAGGGTCAAAAAGTGGTGGTTATTGAGGATTTGCTTTCGACTGGACGCAGCGCGATAAGTGCCGTTGCCGCCTTGAGAGAAGAAGGCGCAGAAGTCGTTGGGATCGCCTCAATTTTCACATACCAGATGCAGGAATGTGAGCGCCAGCTACAAACAGCTAACACGAAAGCCATTTCCTTGTCCTCCATTTCGGCCTTGCTTGAATTGGCAAAGGAACGTGGACTTGAGGAGAAAGAAGCTGAGGCAGTGCTCGCCTGGGTGCAAAAACCCGAAAAAGAAGACTGGCAGCTGTAAAGCGACAATACGAAAAGGATGACCTGCGTAAAGGGACGCGGGTCATCCTTTTTGTCTACGTGACGTGCCTCATCAGTTTTCTTTTAAACTTTTGACTTCAGGCATTGGAGAGCCGAGTGTAAGGGAGAGGAAGTAGCTTCCTCCTTCTGAGTACTGGTCAACATTTACCACTAAAGTACTGGTATCCTCGGCCTCCCAGCGAATTTCAATGTGATTGTCTTTCATGGCTGTATGATGATTTAGAGGCTCGGATTCGGTAGATGTAGGCCCGGGTAATGCAGAGGAAAGGATTTGTTCAATGTATTCCGCGAGTTGGTCGAACGTATCTGGGTTGGCTGTTGAAAACACGTACCTACCAGACACAAGTTGGTGATCCTCGAAGGTGTAGATCATATTTTGCTTGATGTTCTCATACAAAGGAAATTCACCTTCAACAACATAACGGTCTGCATCATCAAGTGGGGTTCCTTGTAAATTTTCATGTTCAGCAATTTCATCGGAGGACGTTAACCAATCGAAGCCTTGAAAAACAAAGGAATTTTGCGTGTAGATGTTTTCTACAAGCGGCTCAAGATGTTCCGGTTGTGAACTGCTTTGGTTGGAGCCAGAGACTCCAGAACATGCGGACAGGATGAATAGTAAACTTAGTAAAACATGAAAGTTATTAATGAAAAACCTCATTTCGTATCACTCCTTTAAAATTAGTTTAATAAAAACTCAATTTTCGCACCTTACACGTACATTTAGCAGACACGCTTATAGTTGAGGCAAAACCTATAATTGTGTTGGGGTTGCTTTTTATACAAGCTGCCATACGCTCGCT contains:
- the carB gene encoding carbamoyl-phosphate synthase large subunit — protein: MSKRTDIKKILVIGSGPIIIGQAAEFDYAGTQACQALKEEGYEVVLVNSNPATIMTDTTTADAVYIEPLTLEFVAKIIRKERPDALLPTLGGQTGLNLAVELYNDGVLEECGVEILGTKLSAIQKAEDRDLFRQLMNELNEPVPESDIIHTLEEARSFAAKIGFPVIVRPAYTLGGTGGGICKDAEELDEIVQSGLKYSPVTQCLIEKSIAGLKEVEYEVMRDSEGQAIVVCNMENFDPVGVHTGDSIVVAPSQTLSDREYQLLRNVSLNIIRALEIEGGCNVQLALDPDSFQYYVIEVNPRVSRSSALASKATGYPIAKLAAKIAVGLSLAEMKNPVTGKTFACFEPALDYIVTKIPRWPFDKFESANRKLGTQMKATGEVMAIGRSFEESLQKAIRSLETDVDELLHDSFREVEDSEIRRRIVEADDERLFLFAEALRRDWSINDLHRLTKVDFFFLHKLAGLVSFEKALSGAVNDIEMLQLAKEKGFSDKTIARAWNMSEAEVNDLRQANIIKPVYKMVDTCAAEFESTTPYYYGTYEEENESIVTERPSIMVLGSGPIRIGQGIEFDYATVHCVTAIKEAGYESIIVNNNPETVSTDFSISDKLYFEPLTVEDVMHIVDLEKPQGVIVQFGGQTAINLAEGLAERGVTILGTSLDNMDRAEDRDRFEQAMKELQIAQPDGTTVTSVDEAIEAASGIGYPVLLRPSYVLGGRAMEIIYEESELLRYMKNAVRVSRDHPVLIDRYLTGKEIEVDAICDGENVVIPGILEHIERAGVHSGDSIAVYPPQSLNEVALKEIETQTIALAKGLGIIGLLNIQFVIHKDKVFVLEVNPRSSRTVPFLSKITGVPMANIATKVILGQKLAQWGYQTGIQPLAEGVYVKVPVFSFAKLRRVDITLGPEMKSTGEVMGHDQTLEKALYKGLIASGMNVPAYGTILFTIADKDKEEAVPIVRRFQQIGFNVLATEGTAGELKEQGIHVGVVEKIGGSGETLIDVIRSGKTHFVVNTLTKGKQPARDGFRIRREAVENGVACLTSLDTTTAILRVLESMSFQAQPMPSFAQLKEANLL
- a CDS encoding dihydroorotate dehydrogenase electron transfer subunit, with the protein product MSIQKQLLTLVQQNEIAANVYEAVLEGELVSQMTSPGQFIHVKVQEGSVPLLRRPISLCDVDLASQRLTIIYRAQGAGTKALAALQPGAKVDVLGPLGQGFDPEMKSNASALLIGGGVGVPPMYYLSKELTKRGVKVSHILGFDSARSVFYEEAFATLGPTTVTTVDGSRGQKGFVTDALSHYGKPDRVYACGPLPMLRALEVACQDDELYVSLEERMGCGVGACLACVCRTNESDTAYKKICTDGPVFRAGEVVL
- a CDS encoding dihydroorotate dehydrogenase; this translates as MDISVSLPGLELKNPIMPASGCFGFGKEYSRFYSLSELGAIMIKATTPEARFGNETPRVAETASGMLNAIGLQNPGLDKVFNEELPWLSQYDVPIIANIAGKTEEDYVEVAKKLSTSPHVDALELNISCPNVKEGGIAFGTVPELAASLTSAVVKASNVPVYVKLSPNTADVVAVAKAVENAGAAGLTLINTLLGMRLDEKSGRPVLANHTGGLSGPAIKPVALRMVYEVSQAVSIPVIGMGGIETVQDVIDFISAGASAVAIGTANFVNPFVCPELIAALPEALTQVGAERIEDIQGRSWKSLAEARHHRT
- the pyrF gene encoding orotidine-5'-phosphate decarboxylase gives rise to the protein MLKPVIIALDFPDKKEVRQFLHPFGDQPVWLKVGMELFYKEGPELVRELKAAGHSIFLDLKLHDIPTTVQRAMRQISGLDVDLVTIHTAGGTEMMKAAVAGLEEGASGVRPRCVGVTVLTSTNEHMLQTQLGWQGTVKEAVHHFAKSANESGLDGIVCSAHEAADIRQTFGPDFWSVTPGIRLAGDAANDQKRVMTPAEAREAGSTAIVVGRSITKKAQPYDVYQSIVREWESA
- the pyrE gene encoding orotate phosphoribosyltransferase — protein: MTYEKDVANALLDIGAVAIQPKAPFTWSSGLKSPIYCDNRLLISYPTIRRSIASKLKASIVEAFGDVDVVAGTATAGIPHAAWVSELLDCPMVYVRGKAKAHGTGSLIEGVIQKGQKVVVIEDLLSTGRSAISAVAALREEGAEVVGIASIFTYQMQECERQLQTANTKAISLSSISALLELAKERGLEEKEAEAVLAWVQKPEKEDWQL